A region of the Glycine soja chloroplast, complete genome genome:
GTGTGTGCGAGTTGTTTATTTCAAAGAATAGATTGGATCCAACCAAACTGCACTTTTTAGTTATAACTAAGAAAATGTGCATAATCCCGCGAATTACTTCTGAAAATTACTTCTGAATTAATGAAATTTTTTCAATAATTTAAGAAAAAATATTTAAGAACTATAGCATTTCGCGATTTATTGGTAATCCACTTTGATTCTCTATTAACCAATAATTTTGGACTATTACCATGGTTAAAGTGAATAGTTTGAAGTCTAGACGCAGTGTAGTACTCTTTCTACCACTATGTTAATACAGAAATGAAATGGTTTCGATAAAATTATTAGATTTTTTTTTCGATATAGAACACTCATGTCGATAAAATGGCTTGAATCCTATTTACTTACGGCAAGAAATTGAAAAACGGGTTAATTTAACCCTCCCTTTTGTACAATGCGTAATCGATGACCTATGTATAAATGAATAAGAATTCTTTGGATTTGAAGAAAAAAAACAACTTTGCTGACATATATTTGTTTGGTCAGAAGAGTCCTCCGAATATTCTGGTCTTATATTGGTAATTGTTTTCAATATTTTAAAAATAAAAATAGCGAAGAGAGGATAGGCTCATTACATAAAAAATTGGTAAATTTCCCATAAGTAATTGAGTGTGAGAGCCAAATGAATCGAAAGATTCATGTTTGGTTCGGGAAGAGATCCTAGACATTTTGAAATGAATGGAAAGAGAGTCTACTTTCATTAAGTGATTTATTAGATAATCGAAAACAGAAAATCTTGAGAACTATTCGAAACTCAGAAGAATTACGGGAAGGGGCCATTGAACAGCTGGAAAAAGCCCAAGCCCGCTTAAGGAAAGTCGAAACGGAAGCAGATCGTTTTCGGGTGAATGGCTATTCTGAGATCGAACGAGAAAAATTGAATTTAATTAATTCAATTTATACGACTTTGGAACAATTAGAAAATTACAAAAACGAAGCCATTCATTTTGAACAACAAAGAGTGATTAATCAAGTCCGACAACGGGTTTTACAACAAGCCTTACAGGGAGCTCTAGGAACTCTAAAGAGTTGCTTGAACAACGAGTTACATTTACGTACTGTCAGTGCTAATATTGGCATGTTTGGGACGATGAAAGAAAAAATAACTGATTAGTCTTTCTATTATAAAATAGAGTATAGGCATTATTTTTTTCTTCTAAAAAAATAAAATTAAGAAATTTTCATGGTAACCATTCGTGCAGATGAAATTAGTAAAATTATCCGTGAACGCATTGAGCAATATAATACGGAAGTAAAAATTGTAAATACGGGTACCGTACTTCAAGTAGGCGACGGTATTGCTCGTATTTATGGTCTTGATGAAGTAATGGCGGGTGAATTAGTGGAATTTGAAGAGGGTACTATAGGCATTGCTTTGAATTTGGAATCCAAAAATGTTGGTGTTGTATTAATGGGTGATGGTTTGATGATACAAGAGGGAAGTTCAGTAAAAGCAACAGGAAGAATTGCTCAGATACCTGTAAGTGAGGCTTATTTGGGTCGTGTTATAAATGCCCTGGCTAAACCAATTGATGGTCGAGGAGAAATTTCAGCTTCGGAATCTCGATTAATCGAATCTCCTGCTCCCGGTATTATTTCGAGACGTTCCGTATATGAGCCTCTCCAAACAGGACTTATTGCTATTGATTCGATGATCCCCATAGGACGTGGCCAACGAGAATTAATTATTGGAGACAGACAAACGGGTAAAACAGCAGTAGCCACAGATACTATTCTCAATCAACAGGGACAAAATGTAATATGTGTTTATGTAGCTATTGGTCAAAAAGCATCTTCTGTGGCTCAAGTGGTGAATACCTTACAAGAAAGAGGAGCAATGGAATACACTATTGTAGTAGCTGAAACAGCGGATTCTCCAGCTACATTACAATACCTCGCCCCTTATACAGGAGCAGCTCTGGCTGAATATTTTATGTACCGTGAACGTCACACTTTAATCATTTATGACGATCTCTCCAAACAAGCACAGGCTTATCGCCAAATGTCTCTTCTATTACGAAGACCACCTGGTCGCGAAGCTTATCCAGGGGATGTTTTTTATTTACATTCACGTCTTTTGGAAAGAGCCGCTAAATTAAGTTCTCAGTTAGGCGAAGGAAGTATGACTGCTTTACCAATAGTTGAAACTCAATCGGGAGATGTTTCAGCTTATATTCCTACTAATGTAATTTCCATTACAGATGGCCAAATATTCTTATCTGCCGATCTATTCAATGCTGGAATCAGACCCGCTATTAATGTAGGTATTT
Encoded here:
- the atpF gene encoding ATP synthase CF0 subunit I translates to MKNITDSFLCLGYWPSAGSFGFNTDILATNPINLSVVLGVLVFFGKGVLSDLLDNRKQKILRTIRNSEELREGAIEQLEKAQARLRKVETEADRFRVNGYSEIEREKLNLINSIYTTLEQLENYKNEAIHFEQQRVINQVRQRVLQQALQGALGTLKSCLNNELHLRTVSANIGMFGTMKEKITD
- the atpA gene encoding ATP synthase CF1 alpha subunit; translation: MVTIRADEISKIIRERIEQYNTEVKIVNTGTVLQVGDGIARIYGLDEVMAGELVEFEEGTIGIALNLESKNVGVVLMGDGLMIQEGSSVKATGRIAQIPVSEAYLGRVINALAKPIDGRGEISASESRLIESPAPGIISRRSVYEPLQTGLIAIDSMIPIGRGQRELIIGDRQTGKTAVATDTILNQQGQNVICVYVAIGQKASSVAQVVNTLQERGAMEYTIVVAETADSPATLQYLAPYTGAALAEYFMYRERHTLIIYDDLSKQAQAYRQMSLLLRRPPGREAYPGDVFYLHSRLLERAAKLSSQLGEGSMTALPIVETQSGDVSAYIPTNVISITDGQIFLSADLFNAGIRPAINVGISVSRVGSAAQIKAMKQVAGKLKLELAQFAELEAFAQFSSDLDKATQNQLARGQRLRELLKQSQSAPLTVEEQIITIYTGTNGYLDSLEIGQVRKFLVELRAYLNTNKPQFKEIISSTKTFTGEAEVLLKEAIQEQMELFLLQEQVEKN